One region of Oncorhynchus masou masou isolate Uvic2021 unplaced genomic scaffold, UVic_Omas_1.1 unplaced_scaffold_1849, whole genome shotgun sequence genomic DNA includes:
- the LOC135532381 gene encoding DEP domain-containing protein 7-like isoform X1 produces MQHKPRGEQGMAGKPFRATFIWSSIIANLQQRIQVKRHRHKLKTYHDCFLGSEAVDVVLAHVIQSRFCGDAEVPRSKAVRLCQALMDSRVFEPVGTNVFGNKEKRRATFEDSSCSLYRLLPLPSSPTTMTSSHSTSTITIESGYDSPSKHRNSYSPPLKRKEDQYSNNHSPVKTDKSLEDVLGNLNITSTITPQMINLGLSQELVGEVWRQQTVFRLLQLIELPLLESLLEGEERPRPPLHSMDSDPDLLYTSSYLDREVLKAFSEAQADEWLSAAVDCLEFLPDDLVVEVSRGLPRCGEDQGQCKRLVYGILVQHYGETQHPPLLSNHVFDIHSSISELLVNGKREQALEALQLCLKLQDSRSKEELRRLLRFMAVAAKPQEVKLHKEVENRMAVKRSFSSAIVYSMRLAKGKVDLLVLFMVENHCDVFKIPVSLHKLVSDRLTNIVKGKDPQVLTASTYCRRVKGRAYVESKQKTTKEELWALLKTIHENPKLSNKEKRRLLGQFYKGHPEIFVQYFGSRLSSDDL; encoded by the exons ATGCAGCACAAACCACGAG GAGAGCAGGGCATGGCCGGTAAGCCTTTCCGGGCCACCTTCATCTGGAGCAGCATCATCGCCAACCTCCAGCAGCGCATCCAGGTCAAGCGCCACCGTCATAAGCTCAAGACCTACCATGACTGTTTCCTGGGGTCAGAGGCTGTGGACGTGGTGCTGGCCCATGTCATCCAGTCACGGTTCTGTGGCGATGCCGAGGTGCCTCGCTCCAAGGCCGTACGCCTCTGCCAGGCCCTGATGGATTCGCGGGTGTTCGAGCCGGTGGGCACCAACGTATTTGGGAATAAGGAGAAGAGGCGTGCCACCTTCGAGGACAGTAGCTGTAGTCTGTACCGGTTGCTTCCGCTTCCGTCTAGTCCCACTACCATGACCAGCTCGCACTCGACGAGCACCATCACCATCGAGAGTGGATACGACTCGCCGAGCAAACACCGGAACAGCTACAGCCCACCTCTCAAACG TAAAGAGGACCAGTACTCCAACAACCACTCTCCGGTCAAAACAGACAAATCACTAGAGGACGTGTTGGGGAACCTCAACATCACCTCAACCATCACCCCACAGATGATCAACCTCGGCCTCTCACAGGAGT TGGTGGGTGAGGTGTGGCGCCAGCAGACGGTGTTCAGGCTGCTCCAGCTGATAGAGCTCCCCCTTCTGGAGAGtctgttggagggagaggagCGTCCCAGGCCCCCTCTACACAGCATGGACAGTGACCCAGACCTGCTCTACACATCCAGCTACCTGGACAGAGAGGTCCTGAAGGCCTTCAGCGAAGCACA ggctGATGAGTGGTTGTCGGCGGCGGTGGACTGTCTGGAGTTCCTGCCAGATGACTTGGTGGTGGAGGTGAGCAGGGGTCTGCCCCGCTGCGGTGAGGACCAGGGCCAGTGTAAGAGACTGGTGTATGGGATCCTGGTCCAGCACTACGGAGAGACACAGCACCCTCCACTACTCAGCAACCACGTCTTCGACATCCACTCCAGCATCTCTGAACTACTGG TGAATGGGAAGAGGGAGCAGGCTCTGGAGGCcctacagctgtgtctgaaaCTACAGGACTCTCGCAGTAAAGAGGAGCTGCGCAGACTGCTGCGATTCATGGCCGTCGCTGCCAAACCGCAGGAGGTCAAACTGCACAAAgag GTAGAGAACAGGATGGCGGTGAAGAGATCTTTCTCTAGTGCCATCGTCTACAGCATGAGACTGGCCAAGGGGAAGGTTGACCTGCTGGTGCTGTTTATGGTGGAAAACCACTGTGACGTCTTCAAG ATTCCAGTGTCGTTACACAAACTTGTGAGCGACAGACTGACCAACATTGTGAAGGGGAAAGACCCACAAGTCTTAACAG CCTCTACATATTGCAGGCGAGTCAAGGGAAGAGCGTACGTGGAGAGCAAACAGAAGACCACCAAAGAGGAACTATGGGCTCTACTGAAGACAATCCACGAGAACCCCAAACTGTCCAACAAAGAGAAGAGACGCTTGCTGGGACAGTTCTACAAGGGGCATCCTGAGATCTTTGTCCAGTACTTTGGAAGCAGATTGTCAAGTGATGATCTGTAG
- the LOC135532381 gene encoding DEP domain-containing protein 7-like isoform X2 has product MAGKPFRATFIWSSIIANLQQRIQVKRHRHKLKTYHDCFLGSEAVDVVLAHVIQSRFCGDAEVPRSKAVRLCQALMDSRVFEPVGTNVFGNKEKRRATFEDSSCSLYRLLPLPSSPTTMTSSHSTSTITIESGYDSPSKHRNSYSPPLKRKEDQYSNNHSPVKTDKSLEDVLGNLNITSTITPQMINLGLSQELVGEVWRQQTVFRLLQLIELPLLESLLEGEERPRPPLHSMDSDPDLLYTSSYLDREVLKAFSEAQADEWLSAAVDCLEFLPDDLVVEVSRGLPRCGEDQGQCKRLVYGILVQHYGETQHPPLLSNHVFDIHSSISELLVNGKREQALEALQLCLKLQDSRSKEELRRLLRFMAVAAKPQEVKLHKEVENRMAVKRSFSSAIVYSMRLAKGKVDLLVLFMVENHCDVFKIPVSLHKLVSDRLTNIVKGKDPQVLTASTYCRRVKGRAYVESKQKTTKEELWALLKTIHENPKLSNKEKRRLLGQFYKGHPEIFVQYFGSRLSSDDL; this is encoded by the exons ATGGCCGGTAAGCCTTTCCGGGCCACCTTCATCTGGAGCAGCATCATCGCCAACCTCCAGCAGCGCATCCAGGTCAAGCGCCACCGTCATAAGCTCAAGACCTACCATGACTGTTTCCTGGGGTCAGAGGCTGTGGACGTGGTGCTGGCCCATGTCATCCAGTCACGGTTCTGTGGCGATGCCGAGGTGCCTCGCTCCAAGGCCGTACGCCTCTGCCAGGCCCTGATGGATTCGCGGGTGTTCGAGCCGGTGGGCACCAACGTATTTGGGAATAAGGAGAAGAGGCGTGCCACCTTCGAGGACAGTAGCTGTAGTCTGTACCGGTTGCTTCCGCTTCCGTCTAGTCCCACTACCATGACCAGCTCGCACTCGACGAGCACCATCACCATCGAGAGTGGATACGACTCGCCGAGCAAACACCGGAACAGCTACAGCCCACCTCTCAAACG TAAAGAGGACCAGTACTCCAACAACCACTCTCCGGTCAAAACAGACAAATCACTAGAGGACGTGTTGGGGAACCTCAACATCACCTCAACCATCACCCCACAGATGATCAACCTCGGCCTCTCACAGGAGT TGGTGGGTGAGGTGTGGCGCCAGCAGACGGTGTTCAGGCTGCTCCAGCTGATAGAGCTCCCCCTTCTGGAGAGtctgttggagggagaggagCGTCCCAGGCCCCCTCTACACAGCATGGACAGTGACCCAGACCTGCTCTACACATCCAGCTACCTGGACAGAGAGGTCCTGAAGGCCTTCAGCGAAGCACA ggctGATGAGTGGTTGTCGGCGGCGGTGGACTGTCTGGAGTTCCTGCCAGATGACTTGGTGGTGGAGGTGAGCAGGGGTCTGCCCCGCTGCGGTGAGGACCAGGGCCAGTGTAAGAGACTGGTGTATGGGATCCTGGTCCAGCACTACGGAGAGACACAGCACCCTCCACTACTCAGCAACCACGTCTTCGACATCCACTCCAGCATCTCTGAACTACTGG TGAATGGGAAGAGGGAGCAGGCTCTGGAGGCcctacagctgtgtctgaaaCTACAGGACTCTCGCAGTAAAGAGGAGCTGCGCAGACTGCTGCGATTCATGGCCGTCGCTGCCAAACCGCAGGAGGTCAAACTGCACAAAgag GTAGAGAACAGGATGGCGGTGAAGAGATCTTTCTCTAGTGCCATCGTCTACAGCATGAGACTGGCCAAGGGGAAGGTTGACCTGCTGGTGCTGTTTATGGTGGAAAACCACTGTGACGTCTTCAAG ATTCCAGTGTCGTTACACAAACTTGTGAGCGACAGACTGACCAACATTGTGAAGGGGAAAGACCCACAAGTCTTAACAG CCTCTACATATTGCAGGCGAGTCAAGGGAAGAGCGTACGTGGAGAGCAAACAGAAGACCACCAAAGAGGAACTATGGGCTCTACTGAAGACAATCCACGAGAACCCCAAACTGTCCAACAAAGAGAAGAGACGCTTGCTGGGACAGTTCTACAAGGGGCATCCTGAGATCTTTGTCCAGTACTTTGGAAGCAGATTGTCAAGTGATGATCTGTAG
- the LOC135532380 gene encoding cleavage stimulation factor subunit 3-like, translating to MKLLPPPTCFVGPFVQVDELMESFRRCTLPETVDAAVELITGRQPDAGGEGNGSMENHAMTKSLKRPNADSDEEEDKGAVAPPVHDIYRARQQKRIR from the exons ATGAAGCTACTGCCTCCACCCACCTGCTTCGTG GGGCCCTTTGTGCAGGTGGATGAACTGATGGAGAGCTTCAGGAGATGTACACTACCAGAGA CTGTAGATGCAGCAGTAGAGTTGATAACGGGCAGGCAGCCTGATGCCGGCGGAGAAGGGAACGGCTCCATGGAGAACCACGCCATGACCAAGTCACTGAAGAGACCCAATGCAGActctgatgaagaggaggacaaggGCGCTGTGGCCCCACCCGTTCACGACATCTACCGCGCTCGCCAGCAGAAGAGGATCCGatga